The Methanolacinia petrolearia DSM 11571 genome has a segment encoding these proteins:
- the psmB gene encoding archaeal proteasome endopeptidase complex subunit beta: protein MQSTSENILKGTTTVGLVFDGGVILATERRATMGNMIASKKAKKVYQIADRIGMTTAGGVGDAQQLARWVQVECSLYNIRRGREMSVGASASLLSNILNNNRMMPYYVQLLVGGVDSGGPSIYSVDALGGASPEDDIVATGSGSPFAYGVLEDRFEKGMPEKDCVDLAIRALRSAMRRDSASGEDISVVVITKDKYEEFMEKGIQK from the coding sequence ATGCAGAGTACCTCTGAAAATATACTTAAAGGGACAACAACAGTCGGACTTGTTTTTGATGGCGGAGTTATTCTGGCAACAGAAAGAAGGGCGACTATGGGAAATATGATCGCCAGCAAGAAAGCCAAGAAGGTCTACCAGATTGCAGACCGGATCGGGATGACGACTGCAGGAGGTGTAGGAGACGCCCAGCAGCTGGCAAGATGGGTCCAGGTAGAATGCAGCCTCTACAATATACGAAGAGGAAGAGAGATGTCGGTCGGAGCGTCAGCATCATTGCTCAGCAATATTTTGAACAACAACAGGATGATGCCCTACTATGTACAGCTCCTCGTCGGCGGAGTGGATTCCGGCGGACCTTCGATATATTCGGTTGATGCACTTGGCGGAGCATCCCCGGAGGATGATATCGTCGCGACAGGCTCCGGTTCTCCATTTGCGTATGGTGTTCTTGAGGACAGGTTCGAGAAAGGCATGCCCGAAAAGGACTGCGTCGATCTTGCAATACGCGCATTGAGATCCGCAATGAGACGGGACTCGGCATCCGGCGAGGACATTAGCGTTGTTGTTATAACGAAAGACAAATATGAAGAATTTATGGAAAAAGGAATACAAAAATAG
- a CDS encoding PKD domain-containing protein, giving the protein MNYKRNIISALFALLLTCLLIVIPAAAIEPAFDWQVYRINTDDWTSYTDYLSYSGTIYEVHFTDKTTNGTPISWDWEFSEDDWWGSSEQNPVHIYTEDEADDADYRFKVKLSVMDSSGNYEETENTVYVVEDAWNLNDIIDLTPEPTATPTPVPTTAPPTTVATTIPTTPTPEPTPVPSFSLKVPVISNELSKLKAAYEDHLEVILQIFRNIGILKD; this is encoded by the coding sequence ATGAATTATAAACGAAATATAATAAGTGCTCTTTTTGCACTGTTACTAACATGCCTGCTAATTGTGATACCTGCAGCAGCCATAGAACCTGCTTTCGACTGGCAGGTCTACAGGATAAATACAGATGACTGGACATCATACACGGATTACCTGAGTTACTCAGGAACCATATACGAAGTACATTTTACCGACAAGACTACTAACGGCACACCCATATCATGGGACTGGGAGTTCAGCGAGGACGACTGGTGGGGTTCCTCCGAACAAAACCCTGTCCATATCTATACCGAAGATGAAGCGGACGATGCCGACTACAGGTTCAAAGTTAAATTGTCGGTTATGGACAGCAGCGGAAATTACGAAGAGACAGAAAATACCGTATATGTAGTAGAAGATGCATGGAACCTGAATGACATTATCGACCTGACGCCCGAGCCGACTGCAACTCCTACACCAGTTCCGACAACAGCCCCGCCGACAACTGTTGCAACGACAATCCCGACAACACCAACACCGGAACCGACCCCTGTTCCTTCATTCTCGCTTAAGGTTCCGGTTATATCGAATGAACTTTCCAAACTCAAAGCGGCATACGAGGATCATCTTGAAGTAATTCTCCAGATCTTCAGGAACATCGGGATACTGAAGGATTAA
- a CDS encoding PEGA domain-containing protein — MMNSMNNYRFIPYILLLLAAVTLTAPSVCAWDFSDSTISDYNHVNIDTANGAGYYVGFREAGGGLNALHITSSTSSPYGQVSTVSSDSGTFYLADTGGRGYFDKVILMVAIKAPDSGEELSEDLKINIKASGYRWTSGGVENQPPLASEITYARNSIDRSFGLYSVTYGPQSWKPAGEADHPIMYDQGRSDEFYIFFVDTGVGVLGKNSEITGLTDNGMAKIEYSIENYNGETIVFNVYGYALNANAVQNGIAWTNKIEGTATDKNSDTSSSGYIVLLGSSASQDDEFSNSEAIDYGNDNGVSYSSSEVWSPSVGNLNITSEPVGANIYIDGVDSGQVTNASFTDLPAGDYTVRVDLQDYDPAENEVHIKAGYITTRNFNLTQASGRCTVLSDVRGARVYIDDEETLCYANWTFSDILTGNHTITIKTADGRNFSKEIYVGRDNETTVFFETSPNDRSTAENISESISDYETVSYNPAANIEPEPETDSHPTPVSSGADTGILEPFFSFITGIISPEASVSPAASGFSGSEEKIPANNIPGAVPESVNITDDSVEFAEETADKNVSMQQTQIGSVYVTSYPEGMSIYIDGVDTDYTTPHLIYGLKKGYHRIQVKPQNSFSDFKEVYVPAGEPTSVHFNLVDVDNQIVSISVSSKYITTFAVNGELPYSDVPSNVKAESFGSYLTFNDGENYYSMTLPFLSGGESFVLNKGKNVGSLSVGSDPDDADIYIDGMKTGYRTPCILDNIGDGYHRLKVIKEGYLPVEKEISFICEGNAVDDSYSFVLEEISTGNLIVTSDPQGCMIFLRGDYTGQVTPYTFEDIPIGTYDVGVMFNRTIFKDKEVTVQSSKKYGDTILNLSLEVPGST; from the coding sequence ATGATGAATTCTATGAATAATTACAGGTTTATTCCATATATCCTGCTTTTATTAGCGGCAGTTACTTTGACTGCGCCATCTGTATGTGCCTGGGACTTCAGCGACAGCACAATCAGCGACTATAACCACGTGAATATTGACACCGCAAACGGTGCCGGGTATTATGTCGGGTTCCGGGAAGCAGGTGGAGGACTCAACGCGCTCCATATTACCTCAAGTACTTCATCTCCGTACGGGCAGGTGTCGACCGTATCCTCCGATTCCGGGACATTCTACCTTGCAGATACCGGGGGAAGGGGATATTTCGACAAGGTCATACTCATGGTGGCGATAAAAGCCCCGGATTCGGGAGAAGAACTCAGCGAGGACCTGAAGATCAATATCAAGGCGAGCGGTTATCGTTGGACATCAGGCGGAGTAGAAAATCAGCCCCCGCTCGCTTCGGAGATAACATATGCCAGGAATTCCATCGATCGCAGTTTCGGATTATATTCTGTTACATACGGCCCCCAGAGCTGGAAACCAGCAGGTGAGGCCGACCATCCCATAATGTACGATCAGGGCAGATCCGATGAATTCTACATCTTCTTTGTTGATACCGGTGTAGGTGTACTGGGTAAGAACAGCGAAATCACCGGCCTAACAGATAACGGAATGGCAAAGATCGAATATTCTATTGAAAACTATAATGGGGAGACTATAGTGTTCAATGTCTACGGGTATGCCCTCAATGCCAACGCCGTCCAGAACGGGATAGCATGGACCAACAAGATCGAAGGGACGGCTACAGATAAGAACTCCGACACCTCTTCAAGCGGGTACATCGTACTACTGGGTTCCTCAGCGTCCCAGGATGATGAATTTTCAAATTCGGAAGCAATAGATTATGGCAATGACAACGGGGTTTCATATTCTAGTTCTGAAGTATGGTCCCCTTCAGTCGGAAACCTGAATATAACAAGCGAGCCTGTCGGAGCAAATATATATATCGACGGTGTCGATTCAGGACAAGTGACCAATGCCTCGTTTACAGATCTTCCTGCAGGGGATTACACCGTTCGTGTGGATTTACAGGATTACGATCCTGCAGAAAACGAAGTCCACATAAAGGCGGGTTATATTACAACCCGGAATTTTAATCTGACACAGGCATCCGGGAGGTGTACAGTCCTCTCGGATGTACGGGGGGCCAGGGTCTATATAGACGATGAAGAAACCCTCTGTTATGCCAACTGGACGTTTTCCGACATTCTTACAGGCAATCATACTATAACCATAAAAACAGCGGACGGCAGAAACTTTTCTAAGGAAATATATGTCGGCCGGGATAATGAAACGACGGTCTTCTTTGAAACTTCTCCAAATGACCGGTCAACGGCTGAAAATATATCCGAAAGCATTAGTGATTATGAAACGGTTTCCTATAATCCTGCCGCGAACATAGAACCGGAGCCTGAAACAGACTCTCACCCTACGCCGGTGTCTTCAGGAGCAGACACGGGAATTCTTGAACCGTTTTTTTCGTTCATTACCGGTATAATAAGTCCCGAAGCCTCCGTGTCTCCGGCTGCTTCAGGATTCTCCGGCTCCGAAGAAAAAATTCCTGCAAATAACATTCCCGGTGCAGTGCCCGAAAGCGTAAACATTACGGACGATTCCGTTGAATTCGCGGAAGAAACAGCTGATAAAAATGTCAGCATGCAGCAAACCCAGATAGGGAGCGTCTATGTTACTTCATATCCGGAGGGTATGTCAATATATATAGACGGGGTCGACACCGATTATACCACCCCTCATCTGATATACGGCCTTAAGAAAGGATATCACAGGATACAGGTAAAACCGCAGAATTCATTCTCTGATTTCAAAGAAGTATATGTGCCGGCAGGAGAACCGACTTCGGTTCATTTCAATCTGGTTGATGTCGACAATCAAATAGTCAGTATATCCGTTTCATCTAAATATATAACGACCTTTGCCGTTAACGGAGAACTGCCATACTCTGATGTCCCTTCAAATGTAAAGGCCGAATCGTTCGGCAGTTACCTGACCTTTAATGACGGTGAAAATTATTACTCGATGACGCTTCCTTTTCTTTCAGGCGGGGAATCGTTCGTGCTGAATAAGGGTAAAAATGTGGGTTCTCTCAGTGTTGGAAGCGATCCTGACGATGCTGATATTTACATTGACGGCATGAAAACAGGGTACAGAACGCCATGTATTCTGGACAATATCGGGGACGGCTATCACAGGCTCAAAGTGATAAAAGAAGGATATTTGCCGGTAGAAAAGGAAATATCGTTTATATGTGAAGGTAATGCCGTGGATGATTCTTATAGTTTTGTCCTGGAGGAGATCTCTACCGGTAATCTTATCGTTACAAGCGATCCCCAGGGGTGTATGATCTTCCTCAGAGGAGATTATACGGGCCAGGTAACCCCATACACGTTTGAGGATATTCCTATCGGAACCTACGATGTGGGAGTCATGTTCAACAGGACTATATTCAAGGACAAGGAGGTTACAGTCCAGTCCTCCAAAAAATACGGGGACACTATTCTCAATCTCAGTCTTGAGGTGCCTGGTTCGACTTGA
- a CDS encoding YIP1 family protein produces the protein MDTYDYAKEQTIVQTTVKLSANTYQLSVTNYRLAFVPRESTGVSPFSYYYEYITGFRPVQSGYYEPCIELSIRYSNGMTDAMQIVFADAGDRDRVLYAISDASAKRYSEKEAERDPFLQKRQDLSMQDEYGNYHDEYRQADDYRRSEYDEYDSGLENGYGERDYGNGQYLSFLDKFLGLLKNPSGTFPSLYSDELSDGLKFMLVIMAISAVVNTMLTGFLASKILPGLDTFSGLGSNPASLVTLVIEVFIFLVLTLAVYGLLTFAISRIFGEEMFLDESMKVTMYASAPFAAIGLIPLFGLYIAPIWTVYLQAKGLEECNEIEGRAAIISSVIAAMILAALFYLVIISGKVGFK, from the coding sequence TTGGACACATATGACTATGCCAAGGAACAGACGATCGTTCAGACAACAGTTAAACTGAGCGCGAATACATACCAGCTGTCTGTAACTAATTATCGTCTGGCATTCGTGCCCCGTGAATCGACCGGGGTTTCACCGTTTTCATATTATTACGAATATATAACAGGTTTCAGGCCGGTTCAGAGCGGGTACTACGAACCGTGCATCGAACTCTCAATAAGATATTCAAACGGGATGACGGATGCTATGCAGATAGTATTTGCCGATGCAGGTGATCGGGACAGAGTTTTATATGCTATTTCCGATGCATCGGCCAAAAGATATTCAGAAAAAGAAGCAGAGAGGGATCCTTTCCTGCAAAAAAGACAGGATCTCTCGATGCAGGATGAATACGGAAACTATCACGACGAATACAGGCAGGCCGACGACTACCGTAGAAGCGAATACGACGAGTATGATTCAGGACTCGAAAACGGCTACGGAGAGAGGGATTATGGAAACGGACAGTACCTTTCCTTCCTGGATAAATTTTTAGGCCTTCTCAAAAATCCTTCAGGAACATTTCCTTCACTGTACTCGGATGAACTCAGCGACGGCCTGAAGTTCATGCTTGTCATTATGGCGATATCGGCAGTCGTCAATACGATGCTCACCGGTTTTCTTGCAAGCAAAATTCTTCCCGGTCTCGACACATTTTCCGGTCTCGGGAGCAATCCCGCATCGCTTGTAACACTAGTAATTGAGGTATTCATATTCCTTGTCCTGACACTTGCCGTATACGGACTTTTAACGTTCGCGATCAGCAGGATCTTCGGAGAGGAGATGTTCCTTGACGAGTCGATGAAGGTTACCATGTATGCATCTGCTCCTTTTGCAGCAATAGGATTGATCCCGTTGTTCGGGCTGTATATTGCCCCAATCTGGACCGTATACCTTCAGGCGAAAGGACTTGAAGAATGCAACGAGATAGAAGGGCGTGCTGCGATCATATCATCGGTAATTGCCGCAATGATCCTTGCAGCTTTGTTCTATTTAGTAATTATTAGCGGAAAGGTGGGATTCAAATGA
- a CDS encoding MFS transporter, whose protein sequence is MKERLSIILGVFVVMALSNAVVPVLPFFAKELPAVQGAIYSAYFLGAFLTVYPAGLLSDKIGKVLLIRAGLILTVISGAAIVLFHGAYEVILFRVIEGVGAGMFISAALSWVNEQEDHKQLSGYFFGFLNLGLVLGLIVTGLLEEPFGERSGMLFFTLALVIPLLLNISAREIVLVVKAEAETLRIISDYRWLYLSTVILVGSTGVLTSLYPEFTDESPVMLSIIIGIMNVSTIISSFAASRATFRPVPVIRTGALLMAVSVALAYFAPEAGILPVIIVFILVGLIAGFILVGQTDFLAGTGYRQGVVVGLFNTASYGGMTFLPYVSGLLSQDLNYFTGFIFTAVLSLVVFFTIGRCECRNRS, encoded by the coding sequence ATGAAAGAACGCCTTTCGATAATTCTTGGCGTATTCGTCGTAATGGCACTTTCAAATGCGGTTGTCCCGGTTCTTCCTTTTTTTGCGAAAGAGCTTCCTGCGGTGCAGGGTGCGATCTACTCCGCGTACTTCCTCGGTGCCTTTCTGACAGTCTACCCTGCCGGGTTATTGTCCGATAAGATCGGGAAGGTTCTTTTAATCAGGGCCGGTTTGATCCTGACCGTAATCTCGGGTGCAGCTATCGTCCTTTTCCACGGAGCTTATGAAGTGATCCTCTTCAGGGTCATTGAGGGAGTCGGCGCAGGGATGTTCATATCTGCCGCTCTCTCCTGGGTCAACGAGCAGGAGGATCACAAGCAGCTTAGCGGATATTTCTTCGGTTTCCTTAACCTGGGTCTTGTTCTCGGCCTCATTGTAACAGGACTTCTGGAGGAGCCATTCGGGGAGCGGAGCGGGATGCTATTTTTCACTCTTGCATTGGTAATTCCCCTCTTGTTGAATATATCAGCCCGCGAGATTGTTCTGGTTGTGAAGGCCGAGGCGGAGACCCTGAGGATTATATCGGATTACCGGTGGCTGTACCTCTCGACTGTGATCCTTGTAGGTTCGACCGGCGTTCTGACATCGCTTTATCCTGAATTTACAGATGAAAGTCCCGTGATGTTAAGCATTATAATCGGGATCATGAACGTTTCGACGATTATCTCCTCTTTTGCTGCGTCGAGAGCTACATTTAGGCCTGTTCCGGTTATCAGAACCGGTGCGCTACTTATGGCGGTTTCCGTTGCGCTTGCATATTTTGCGCCTGAGGCTGGAATCCTGCCTGTAATAATCGTTTTTATACTCGTCGGTCTAATTGCCGGATTTATACTGGTCGGGCAGACGGATTTCCTGGCCGGGACAGGATACAGGCAGGGAGTCGTGGTCGGCCTTTTCAACACTGCATCCTACGGCGGAATGACGTTTCTTCCTTATGTGTCAGGGCTCCTGTCGCAGGATTTGAATTATTTCACGGGTTTCATTTTTACCGCCGTTCTTTCGCTGGTTGTTTTTTTTACGATCGGAAGGTGCGAGTGCAGGAATCGTAGTTGA
- a CDS encoding beta-CASP ribonuclease aCPSF1: MLIEERLKELKDKINDKVPAGINVSNVEFEGPELVIYTDDPKKFADEADLIKVLARDLRKRIVVRPNVLEDPELAAKEIKSVVPDGAGITDMFFDPDTGEVLIEAEKPGVVIGKNGTTLRDITKEIGWTPKVVRTPPIESTTVKQIRQYLRSVKDERKEFLRTIGRRIHRDVTSKDKWVRVTTLGCCREVGRAAFLLSTPESKILIDCGEKPGSTEGVPYLYVPEIYPLNTLDAVVLTHAHLDHCALVPLLYRYGFEGPVYSTPATRDLAVMLQLDYLEVVSNEANQAPYTSKEVQEYLKKSIVLNYGSVTDIAPDIKLTYHNAGHILGSAIAHFHVGDGLYNIAFSGDFNYGKTRLFGPATSQFPRLETIFVESTYGGANDIQPSKKDAEEKLYEAVNTTIKRGGKVIIPAFAVGRSQEVMLTLEEGMRLDKIPKVKVYLDGMIKEATAIHTTYPEYLNPELRKQIFQDGMNPFLSDCFVQVDSPAIRENVIGGEPSIIITTSGMLSGGPVMEYLNGLAADEKNMLIFVGYQADGTMGRRIQKGWKEIPMGRRGSIVINLEIQTIDGFSGHSDRNQLMRYINHLNPRPEKVFTIHGDEKSAIDLASSIYKRFRIETHAPRNLETYRMI; this comes from the coding sequence ATGCTGATAGAAGAGAGGCTTAAAGAGCTTAAGGACAAGATCAACGACAAAGTCCCGGCAGGGATCAATGTATCCAATGTTGAATTTGAAGGCCCGGAACTGGTAATTTATACTGACGATCCGAAGAAGTTCGCCGATGAGGCGGATCTGATCAAGGTCCTTGCACGGGATTTGAGGAAAAGAATAGTTGTAAGGCCAAATGTTCTCGAAGATCCCGAGCTCGCTGCAAAGGAAATAAAGTCAGTGGTTCCCGACGGTGCCGGGATCACCGATATGTTCTTCGATCCCGATACCGGAGAGGTTCTTATTGAGGCCGAAAAGCCAGGTGTCGTAATTGGAAAGAATGGAACGACTTTAAGGGATATTACAAAAGAGATCGGCTGGACACCCAAAGTTGTAAGAACACCTCCAATAGAGAGCACGACAGTCAAACAGATCCGCCAGTACCTGCGATCGGTAAAAGACGAGAGGAAAGAATTTTTAAGAACGATCGGCCGGAGAATCCACAGGGACGTGACAAGCAAGGACAAATGGGTCCGTGTAACCACACTCGGGTGCTGCAGGGAAGTGGGTAGGGCCGCGTTCCTGTTGTCGACACCGGAGAGCAAGATCCTGATCGACTGCGGGGAGAAGCCGGGAAGCACCGAAGGTGTCCCTTACCTTTATGTTCCGGAGATCTATCCATTAAACACGCTTGACGCGGTGGTCCTGACCCATGCCCACCTCGATCACTGTGCGCTTGTCCCTCTTTTATACAGATACGGCTTTGAGGGACCTGTATACAGCACCCCGGCAACAAGGGATCTTGCGGTAATGCTACAGCTTGATTACCTCGAAGTGGTTTCGAACGAGGCGAACCAGGCACCATACACTTCAAAAGAGGTCCAGGAGTACCTGAAGAAATCCATCGTTCTGAACTATGGGAGCGTAACGGATATCGCACCGGATATTAAGCTCACATATCATAATGCCGGTCATATTCTCGGGTCGGCCATCGCTCATTTCCACGTCGGCGACGGTTTGTACAATATAGCATTCAGCGGAGACTTCAATTACGGAAAGACGCGTCTGTTCGGCCCTGCGACATCCCAGTTCCCGAGGCTCGAGACGATCTTTGTGGAGAGTACCTACGGAGGTGCGAACGATATTCAGCCCTCCAAGAAAGATGCTGAGGAGAAACTCTACGAAGCCGTCAATACCACGATCAAACGCGGCGGAAAGGTAATCATCCCGGCTTTCGCCGTAGGCCGTTCGCAGGAGGTCATGTTGACTCTCGAAGAGGGCATGAGGCTTGATAAGATTCCGAAGGTGAAAGTCTACCTGGACGGAATGATCAAGGAGGCAACGGCGATTCATACGACCTACCCCGAATACCTCAACCCCGAGCTTCGGAAGCAGATCTTCCAGGACGGCATGAACCCCTTCCTCTCGGACTGCTTCGTGCAGGTCGACTCACCGGCGATCAGGGAGAATGTCATTGGAGGTGAACCTTCGATTATCATAACGACGAGCGGTATGCTGAGCGGCGGGCCTGTGATGGAATACCTGAACGGTCTTGCAGCTGACGAGAAGAATATGCTGATATTCGTCGGTTACCAGGCTGACGGCACCATGGGAAGGAGGATCCAGAAAGGATGGAAGGAGATCCCAATGGGCAGGCGCGGCAGTATAGTAATAAATCTCGAAATCCAGACTATCGACGGTTTCTCGGGACACTCCGACAGGAACCAGCTGATGAGGTACATCAATCACCTGAACCCGAGACCGGAGAAGGTCTTTACAATCCACGGGGACGAGAAGAGCGCGATAGATCTCGCATCTTCCATATACAAGCGTTTCAGGATAGAGACGCATGCCCCGAGGAATCTTGAAACGTACAGGATGATATAA